The Streptomyces sp. NBC_00510 genomic interval CCGTCGACGAGGCGAACAGCACGATCGTCGCCAACGGCAACGCCATCAGGGTGATCCACGCCGACGACCCGACGTCGCTGGACTACACCGCGTACGGCATCAAGGACGCCATCCTCATCGACAACACCGGCAAGTGGCGTGACCGCGAAGGCCTTTCGCAGCACCTGCGTCCCGGCGTCGACAAGGTCGTCCTGACCGCGCCTGGCAAGGGCGACGTCCCCAACGTCGTCCACGGCGTCAACCACGACATGATCAAGCCGGACGAGCGGATCCTGTCCTGCGCCTCCTGCACCACCAATGCGATCGTGCCGCCGCTGAAGGCGATGGCGGACGAGTACGGCGTCCTGCGCGGCCACGTCGAGACGGTCCACTCGTTCACCAACGACCAGAACCTGCTGGACAACTACCACAGCTCCGACCGCCGCGGCCGTTCGGCGCCGCTCAACATGGTCATCACCGAGACCGGTGCCGCCTCGGCCGTCGCCAAGGCGCTGCCCGACCTCAAGGCCAGGATCACCGGCAGTTCCATCCGCGTACCGGTGCCGGACGTCTCGATCGCGATCCTCAGCCTGCAGCTCGCCCGGGAGACCACCCGCGAGGAGGTCCTCGACCACCTCCGCGAGGTGTCGCTGACCTCGCCGCTCAAGCGCCAGATCGACTTCATCACCGCCCCCGACGCCGTCTCCAGCGACTTCATCGGCTCGCGGCACGCCTCGATCGTCGACGCCGGTGCCACCAAGGTCGACGGCGACAACGCCATCCTCTACCTCTGGTACGACAACGAGTTCGGCTACTCGTGCCAGGTCATCCGTGTCGTGCAGCACGTGTCCGAGGTCGAGTACCCGACCTACCCGGCCCCGCGGGCCTGAGGGTCCGGCGCGCCGGTGCGGCACGGCGTCCCCCGGCCGGAAATCGGTTGCCCGCACCGGCGGGCGGCCCGCAGCATGGGCCGCATGAGAGCGATGCCGATGCCGGTGGGCGGGTACTGAGTGACCGTGCACGAGGAAGAGCGCCTGGTCCTGCGCGGCCCGGGGGGACTGCCGGAACTGACGTACGTCGAGGGGGTCCGGGACGGCCGGCCCTGGGCCGACCTCGCGGAGGCGGTGGGACCGGACCCCGTACCGGCCGTGCTCGCGGGCATGCCGGGGTGGGCCGTGTCGGGTTCCGTCGAACTCGGGGAGCAGCTCGTCCGGCACGGTGCCCGGGTCCTGCGGCACGCGCACACCATGGAGCGCGACCTCGTCGCCGACCCCCCGCCGCGCGAGTGGGCCGCGGCGCTCCTTCCGGACGGACTGCGCGCCGTACCCTGCGACCGCGAGGCACACGAGCTGTTCCCCGCGTGGCGTGCCGCCTTCGCGCCGGGTCATCCCGACCGCCATCAGGGAAGTGACGAGGAGGCCCTCGACGCCCAGCTGGCCCCGGTGCTGTCGGGCGCCGTGCTCGGGCCGGTCCTGGCGTGCAGCACCCTGGCCGTCGACGGGGACGGCCACGTCGTCGCGGGGGTCGTGGTGACGGACCGGGACGGCCTCCCGTGGGTCGCGACGGTCTTCCGGCAGCCGGATCCCCGCCACGCCGGCCTCGGTTCCCGGCTGCTGCGCCGGGCGCTGGCGGACGCGGCGGCCGGCGGTCTCCCGAGGATCGCCCTGGCGGTGAGCGACGGCAATCCGGCTCGCCGGCTGTACGAGCAGCTGGGGTTCGCCGTCACCGCCACCTCGCTCACCGTCCTCGTCCCCTGAGGGGGGCCGGGCGGCGGGGGTGCGGCGTGTGCCGCCGCTGCCGTGCGTCAACCGCCGTTCGTGAAGTGCCCGTTCAGCAGGGCGAGGCGGCGCTCGTGCGCCCCCTCCGGCAGTCGGCCGCTGCGCATGAGGGTGACCAGGCCGTGCAGGGAGGCCCAGTAGGTCTCGGTGAGGAGGTCCGGCGCGTCGCCGGCGGCCGCGACCGGCTCCACGGCCCGCAGCAGTTCGCCGAACGCCTCGCGCAGGGCCGCCGGGGCCTCGGGCGTGGCGAACGGCAGGCCGACGTGGTGGGTGAACATCGCGTCGTAGAGGGCCGGCCGCCGCCGCGCGAACGCCGTGTACGCCTCGCCCACCGCGGCGAGTGTCTCCCGCGGGCCCGCCACCGCGGTGCGCGCCTCCCGCAGTTCGGCGGCCAGTTCCGCGAACCCCTGCACCGCGACGGCGGCCATGATCGCGTCCTTGCCCTTGAAGTGGCTGTACAGGACGGGCTGGCTGTACTCGATCTCGGCGGCCAGCCGCCGCGTGGTGACGGCGTCCCAGCCCTCGGCCTCGGCCAGTTCCCGCGCGGCCGTGATGATCAGCTGCTCGCGCTCGGCTCGCTCGCGCTCCCGGCGCGTCCGGATCGTCATGGCAGAAATTCTAGCACTGCTAGATCTCCTGTCGATACTCTGCTAGCTTCGCTCTTGTCCCTAGCGCTGCTAGCAAGGAGATGTGGACGTGACCACCACCGCGTACACCCTGGCCGTCGTGCTCGACCTCCTGGTGCTCTTCATCGGAGCCCGATTCCTGCTCCAGCCCCGTCCCGCGGCCGCCGCCTACGGCGTGCCCGCCGAAGGGGACGGGGCCGCCGCGTACCTCACCGTCAAGGGCCTGCGGGACGCCACCTTCGGGGTGATGGGCCTGGCCCTGCTCGCCTTCGCCGGTGCCCGCGCCGAGGCCTGGTTCATGCTGGTCGTGGCGCTCGCCCCGCTCGGCGACACCTTGATAGTCCTGCGGCACGGAGGCACCAAGGCGGTGGCCTTCGGCATCCACTTCGCCACCGCGGTCGTCGTCCTCGTCAGCGCCGCCCTGCTCTTCGCCGTGTGACCCGGCAGTTCCCGAAGACCCGTCACCACCCGGACAAGGAGTTCGCAATGTCATTGATCGTGCCCGACTTCGACGCCTCCGTGATCGTCCGCTCCACCGAGGCCGAGGTCATCGGCCGCGCCCCCACCACCGTCCGGCTGCTGGCCGACAGCAGCGCGACGGGAGGCGCGCTCTCCACCCAGCGCGTGACCCTGACCGGGGGCGCCGACGGCGCCCGCCCGCACCGGCACGACCGGTCGGCCGAGATGTTCTACATGCTCGACGGCGAGGCCCGGTTCCTGTCCGGGGACGAGGTCGTCACCGCCGGAGCCGGCGACCTGGTCGTCGTCCCGCCCGGCCGCCCGCACGCCTTCGCCGCGGCGCCCGGGTGCGACGCCGACATGCTCATCGTCATCACCCCGGGCGTCGAACGCTTCGAGTACTTCCGCCACTTGCAGCGCATCGCCCTGGGCGAGGTCACCCCGGAGAGCCTGCTGGAGGTGCAGGAACGGTACGACACCTACTTCCTGCACAACGCGGCCTGGGACGACCGGCACTGAGCCGGGGCGCCGGTCCGGCTCAGCGCCGGCCGGGGGCCGCGGTACGGACGAGGCGGGCACCGGAGCCCGCCAGGACGACGGTGACCACGACCGTTCCGGCCGCGCCACCGGCCTGCGAGGTGCCGAAGCCGCGCACCGCCGCGACGACGGCGGCGAGGAGGAGGACGCCTCCGAGCAGGCGCCGCCATGCGAGGACCGTGTTCACCTTTCCTCCTCCCGATGGGCCGGCAGCCGCCCCTTGACCGGACTCGAACACTGCCGTGCGGGGGTCCGGACGCGCAACCGGTCTGAGGTGGACCTGAGGTTCCGCGGCGCCCACCCCGCCTCCGGCGGGCGGGCATCGGGCTGCGATCATCCCCGGGTGCGGCAGATCGACGAATTGACCGACGTGGACACTCCGGCGTGGCCGGAGCTGGCGGCCGTGCTCACCGGTGGCCCCGTGGCCGCCCGGGTGCTGCCCGGCGATCGTGGCGAAGGGAGGCGGTGCCTGCTGCAGTTGCAGGTCACCGCGCGGTCGGCGCTGGGTGCCCTGGTGCTGAACACCGGCGGGGTGCTGCTGGACGACGGGTGGGTGCGGGTGTTCGGCGGCGGCCCGGCCGCCGGCGGAGGCCTGCCGAGCCTGGGGCAGGTCAACCGCTTCCCCGCGGTCCTCGACCCGGCCTGGCATCCCGGCACCGCTCTCGTCGTAGGCCACGACGCGGTGGGCGGGGTCTTCGCGCTGAACGGCCACGCTCCCGCGGCCGCCGGCCGCCCGGGAGCGCCGGGCCAGATGACCTACTTCGCGCCCGACACCCTCGCCTGGGAGGCGATGGAGACGGGCTACTCCGGTTGGGTCACCTGGCTGCTCTCGGGGCGGCTGGAGACGTTCTACGACGGGCTGCGCTGGCCGGGCTGGCGCGAGGAGGCCGCCGCCCTCACCCCCTCGCAGGGGATCGCGGTGTACCCGTTCCTGTGGTCGCAGGAGGCCCATGCCGATCTCGCGGCGACCACCCGGCAGGCGGTTGCGATGAGCCAAGTCCTCGCATTCGCGGCCGACTTCGCCCGGCGGACCGGCCCGGCGGACCCGGGGTTCCTCGGCGAGGTGTGAGTCCCCCGGCGGTTGCGGCCGCAGGTCACCGCGGGTGCCCGGGTGAAGTACCTTAAGCAAGGTCTGGTTTGGCTCGCGGGATCGAGGTCGTACGACGTGCTGGTGGCGGATCGGTATCGCTTGGACGCGCCCATCGGCCGCGGTGGCATGGGCGAGGTGTGGCGGGCGACCGACGAGGTGCTGGGACGTCCCGTCGCCGTGAAGCTCCTGCTGGGCGACGGTTCCGACGCCTCGGCGGCCGCGCGGTTCCGGCTGGAGGCGCAGACGGCGGCGCGCCTGGGTCACCCGCACGTCGTGGCGGTCTTCGACTTCGGTTCCTGGGACGGGCGGTTCTTCCTCGTCATGGAACTGGTCGAGGGCGACAGCCTGGGCCAGCTGCTGGAGGCAGGGCACGTGCTCGGCGCCGAACACGTCGCGGTCGTCGCCGCGCAGGCGGCCGCGGGTCTGGCGGCCGCCCACCAGCAGGGCATCGTCCACCGCGACATCAAGCCCGGCAACCTGATGCTCGACGCCGCCGGATCGCTCAAGATCGGTGACTTCGGAATCGCCCGGTTCGTCGACGATCCGGCCGCCGCGCTCACCATGACCGGACAGATCGTCGGCACCAGCCTCTACCTCGCCCCCGAACGGGCACTGGGCCGGACCGCGGGGCCGGCCTCCGACGTCTACGCCCTCGGGTGCGTCCTGTACCAGCTGCTGACGGGCCGTACGCCGTTCCAGGGCGACAGCGCCACGGCCCTGCTCTACCAGCACATCGACAGCGCGCCCGTGCCGCCCTCCCAGCTGGGCGCCGACCTGCCCGCCGCCTTCGAGGGGTACCTGCTCGGGCTCCTCGCCAAGCAGCCGGAGGACCGGCCGACGGCCCAGGACGTGGCCGACTGGTTCCGCACCGACGCGTGGCGCGCGCACCCGGTGTCCCTGCCCGCCACCGTGCCGTCGCACGGCGCCCCGAACGTCGCGGGCCACGAGGCCGGTACCGCGGCGCGGGTGCGGCCGACGGCGGCACGCTCCGCGCGGTCGGCGCCGGCGTCGAGGCGGCGGTCGGCTCCGGCACAGCGGCGCAGCCCCGGCGAGTTCATCCGCTACCGGCCCCGCGTCGCGAGCGCCATCGCCGGGGTGGTGGCCTTCGCGGTGGCGGTGCTCCTCGGCATGCTCTTGTTCTCGCCGGAGAGCAGCTCCGCGAAGACCCCCACCACCGGTCCGAGCGCGACGCCGACCCAGGGGACCGGACCCGCGCCCGGCGCCGGTACGCCGTCCGCCGGCCACGACGACCAGGGCGACGACGACTCGGACGACGAGGACTGACCCGAGGACCGGGGCGGGGACAGGGAGGGCCGGTCAGCCCACGTCTCCCGCGCCCGGTGCGACCGCCCCGGCGGCGACCAGCCCGATGATCAGTACGCCGAGGAGCACGCGGTAGATCACGAACGGCGTGAAGCTGTGCGTGGAGACGTACTTGAGGAACCAGGCGATGGCCGCGTAGCCCACGACGAAGGCGATCCCGGTGGCGAGCAGCGTCGGCCCCCAGGCGGGGGCGGCGCCGTCGCCGATCTTGAACAGCTCCAGGGTGCCGGACGCGAGCACCGCGGGGATGGCCAGCAGGAACGAGTAACGGGCCGCCGCCTCACGGCTGTAGCCGAGGAAGAGCCCCGCGCTGATGGTGCCGCCGGAGCGGGAGACGCCGGGGATGAGGGCGAGGGACTGGGCGAAGCCGTAGCCGAGGGCGTGGGGGAGCGTCAGCTCGGTGATGGGCTTGGCGTTGCGGATCGCCCGGCTGCGGTCGGCCACGGCGAGGACCAGCCCGAAGAGGATCAGCACGGTGCCGGTGATCCGCAGATCGCGCAGTGACGTCTCGATGCTGTGCTGGAACACCGCACCGAGGACCGCGATGGGGATCGTCCCGATGATGACGAACCAGCCCATGCGGGCGTTCGGGTCCTTGCGCCGGTCGGGCACGAAGAGGGACGTCGTCCAGGCCTTGACGATCGAGACGATGTCGCGGCGGAAGTAGATCAGCACGGCCGTCTCGGTGCCCAGCTGCGTCACGGCCGTGAAGGCGGACCCCGGGTCCTTCCAGCCGGCCAGGGCGGAGAACACACGCAGGTGCGCGCTGGAGGACACGGGCAGGAACTCGGTGAGCCCCTGCAGCAAGCCGAGGACGGCGGCTTCGAACCAGGACATCGGGGGGTGACTCCACGGATGGTCGACGGGGCGGCGGCCCGGCGGCGGCGCCGCTCGGGAGAGGTGCGCGAGATGAGGTCGTACGGTGGCGGTGGCCGGAGACGGTCGGGATGCGGCCCGCGGTGGATCGGGCCGTGCCGCCGGCCGTCGGCACCCTGCGGGCCACCCGCAGAACTATCGCGTCAGGTAAAGAAGTTCCCAAGACGCCCTGATGGCCGAGCGGTCTCCGGCCGGTCGTGAGGGGAGAGGGCGGCCAGTGACCAGGGGTCCGTCCGCCGACCGTGACTTTTGCGCTTCCTTTACCATGGGGGAAACCCGTCGTACCGAGCACGAAGAAGGAGCCGCGGTTCCCGCGATGGACCATCCCCCGAGTACCGACCGTGTCATCCCCCGAGAGGCCCGCCGAGGCGTGGGAACGGGGGTGACACGGTGACCGAAGTGCTGCTCCTCCTGCTGGCCCTGCTGCTGACCCTGACCTGTGCGGTGTTCGTCGCGGCGGAGTTCTCCCTGACCACGGTGGAGCGCGGTGAGCTGGAACGTTCCGCCGCCGCCGGTGAGCGCGGCGCGGACGGCGCCCTCAAGGCCGTGCGGCGGCTGACGCTGCAGCTGTCCGGCGCGCAGCTGGGCATCACGGTGACCTCGCTGGTCATCGGCATGCTCGCCGAACCGTCCCTGGCGGTGCTGCTGAGCGGCCCGATCGAGGCCGCCGGCCTGCCCGAGGGCGCCGCGTCCATGACGGCGACCGTCCTGGGTGTCGTCGTCTCGACCGTGGTGCTGATGGTGATCGGCGAGCTGGTGCCCAAGAACTGGGCGATCTCCAGCCCGCTGGCCGTCGCCAAGGTGGTGGCCGGGCCGCAGCGCGGCTTCACCGCGGCCTTCTCGCCGCTGATCAACCACCTCAACGACGCCGCGAACCGTCTGGTGCGCAGGTTCGGCCTGGAACCGGCCGAGGAACTGGCCTCCGCCCGCACACCGGACGAGCTGCGGGCCCTGGCCCGCCACTCCGCCGCCGTGGGCGTCCTGGAGCCCGACTCCGCCGAGCTCTTCGTCCGCACGCTCCACCTGAGCGAGCTGACCGCGGAGAACGTCATGACCCCGCGCGTGGACGTACGGGCCCTGGAGGCCCACGCGAGCGCCGCCGACGCCGCCGCCCTGTCGCTGTCCACCGGACTGTCCCGCTTCCCCGTGTACAGGGACGGCCTCGACGAGGTCATCGGCACCGTCCACATCCGTGACGTCCTGGCCCTTCCGGCCGCGGAACGCGCCACCACACCCGTGAGCGCGCTGGCCACCGCGCCGCTGCTCGTGCCCGACAGCCTGCCCGTGAACCGGCTGCTGGACCGGATGCGCAGCCGCCGCACCATGGCCGTCGTCATCGACGAGTACGGCGGCACGGCCGGTGTCGTCACCGTCGAGGACGTCGTGGAGGAGGTCGTCGGCGACGTGCGCGACGAGCACGACCCCCAGCAGCGGCCCGACCTCGCCCCCGCCGGCGACGGGTCCTGGGAGGCGGACGGCAACGTCCGCATGGACCAGCTCTCCGGCATCGGCCTCACCGCGTCCGAGGGCCCGTACGAGACCGTCGCCGGGCTGCTGGCCGCCACCCTCGGCAGGATCCCCGCCCGGGGCGACGCCGCCGAGGTCGACGGCTGGCGCTTCACCGTGCTCAGCGTCGACCACCACGTCGCCGAGCGGGTCCGCGTCGCACGCATCCCGGAGGACGCCCGATGACCGCGCTGCAGCTCGCCGTCGGCGCCCTCACGCTGCTGACGAACGCCTTCTTCGTGGGCGGCGAATTCGCCCTGATCTCCGTACGGCGCAGCCAGATCGAGCCGCGCGCGCAAGGAGGCGACAAGCGCGCCCGCACCGTGCTGTGGGGTCTGGAACACCTGTCCGCCCTGCTGGCCACCGCGCAGCTGGGCATCACCGTCTCCTCGCTGGTGCTGGGTGCGGTCGCGGAACCCGCCATCGCGCACCTGCTGGAGCCGGCCTTCGAGGCCGCGCACGCCCCGCACGCGCTGGTGCACCCGATCTCGTTCGTGATCGCCCTGACCGCGGCCACCTACCTGCACATGCTGGTCGGCGAGATGGTGCCCAAGAACATCGCGCTCGCCGCACCCGAGCGCGCCGCGCTGCTGCTCGGCCCGCCGCTGGTGGCCGTCACCCGCGCGCTGCGCCCGGTGGTCTTCGGCATCAACGCCTTCGCCAACGCCCTGCTGCGGCTGCTGCGCGTCGAGCCGAAGAACGAGGTCGCGGCCGTCTTCACCGACGACGAACTGGCCCGCCTGGTCCAGGACTCCAGCGCCGCCGGCCTGCTCGACGCCACGGGTGGCGAGCGCCTGCGCGACGCCCTGGAACTCGGCAGCCGTCCGGTGGGGGAGATCCTCGTACCGGCCGGCCGCATGGTCACCGTCGGCGAGCGGGTCACCCCGGACGAGCTGGAGCGGACCGCCGCCGCGTCCGGCTACTCCCGCCTGCCGGTCACCGGCGCCGACGGCGGCGTCCTGGGCTACCTCCACATCAAGGACACCCTCGGCGCCGCCGAGCGCGACCGTCCCTACCCCCGGAGCGCCTTCCACCCCGTCATCCGGCTCCGCCCCACCACCCCGCTGGACGACACGCTCACCGCCCTGCGGGCCGCGGGCACCCACCTCGCCGCGGTCACCGGGGACGACGGCACGCTGCTCGGCTACGTCACGATGGAGGACGTCCTCGAGGAGCTCGTCGGACCGGCCACGGCGGTCGAGGAGGCGGCCTGAGCCACTACCCGGCGGCGTCGGGCCGGGGACGTTCCGCGGGCGGCGCGGCGATCTCCGGCGCGTACAGGGTCGCCAGCGGTTCCGGGCCGGCGTACCGCCGGCACGGACACCGCCGGTCCTCGTCCTCGTCCTTGTCGCCGGACTCGTCCTTGCGGCCGGACGGTGCCGGGACGGAGGCGTAGCACAGGCCCTCGCGCGCGTCGTGGTAGGCGAGGTGGTGCCCGCAACCGCACACCGGCTGCGGCCCGTTCAGCTCCTGCTGCCGGGCCTTGCGCCGCTCGGTCGCGGCCTTCCTCAGCCGGTCGTAGGCACCTCCGGTGACATAACCGCCCGCGAGGATGACCAGCGCGATCTCGAACCCCGTCACGGCTCCCCCTGCCCCTCACCCGGCGGTCCGTACCAGGCGATGTTCGCACGGCCGTCAAGCAGGCGTCCGCGACCGCGCGCTCGACGGCCGGTGGAGGCTCAGCGCCCGGTGCCGTCCACCTCGTCGGTCCTGCGGGTCACGTCCCCGGGGGCCGCCCGGATGACGCGCGGGGCGGGTCCGTCGGCGGACGGGTCGTCGTCCGCCTTCATGGCCGCGGCCTCGCTCTTGAGGATGCGGGTGGCCTTCCCGGCGGAGCGCACGAGGCCG includes:
- a CDS encoding glyceraldehyde-3-phosphate dehydrogenase — protein: MTVNEDSFTDWKHREEIAESMIPIIGKLHRERDVTVLLHSRSLVNKSVISILKAHRFVRQIAGEELSVTETLPFLHALTTLDLGPSQIDLGMLAATYRADDRGLSVAEFTAGAVAGATGANKIERREPRDVVLYGFGRIGRLLARLLIEKAGSGNGLRLRAIVVRKGAGRAGEDLVKRASLLRRDSIHGQFQGTITVDEANSTIVANGNAIRVIHADDPTSLDYTAYGIKDAILIDNTGKWRDREGLSQHLRPGVDKVVLTAPGKGDVPNVVHGVNHDMIKPDERILSCASCTTNAIVPPLKAMADEYGVLRGHVETVHSFTNDQNLLDNYHSSDRRGRSAPLNMVITETGAASAVAKALPDLKARITGSSIRVPVPDVSIAILSLQLARETTREEVLDHLREVSLTSPLKRQIDFITAPDAVSSDFIGSRHASIVDAGATKVDGDNAILYLWYDNEFGYSCQVIRVVQHVSEVEYPTYPAPRA
- a CDS encoding GNAT family N-acetyltransferase, giving the protein MHEEERLVLRGPGGLPELTYVEGVRDGRPWADLAEAVGPDPVPAVLAGMPGWAVSGSVELGEQLVRHGARVLRHAHTMERDLVADPPPREWAAALLPDGLRAVPCDREAHELFPAWRAAFAPGHPDRHQGSDEEALDAQLAPVLSGAVLGPVLACSTLAVDGDGHVVAGVVVTDRDGLPWVATVFRQPDPRHAGLGSRLLRRALADAAAGGLPRIALAVSDGNPARRLYEQLGFAVTATSLTVLVP
- a CDS encoding TetR/AcrR family transcriptional regulator translates to MTIRTRRERERAEREQLIITAARELAEAEGWDAVTTRRLAAEIEYSQPVLYSHFKGKDAIMAAVAVQGFAELAAELREARTAVAGPRETLAAVGEAYTAFARRRPALYDAMFTHHVGLPFATPEAPAALREAFGELLRAVEPVAAAGDAPDLLTETYWASLHGLVTLMRSGRLPEGAHERRLALLNGHFTNGG
- a CDS encoding DUF4267 domain-containing protein, translated to MTTTAYTLAVVLDLLVLFIGARFLLQPRPAAAAYGVPAEGDGAAAYLTVKGLRDATFGVMGLALLAFAGARAEAWFMLVVALAPLGDTLIVLRHGGTKAVAFGIHFATAVVVLVSAALLFAV
- a CDS encoding cupin domain-containing protein gives rise to the protein MSLIVPDFDASVIVRSTEAEVIGRAPTTVRLLADSSATGGALSTQRVTLTGGADGARPHRHDRSAEMFYMLDGEARFLSGDEVVTAGAGDLVVVPPGRPHAFAAAPGCDADMLIVITPGVERFEYFRHLQRIALGEVTPESLLEVQERYDTYFLHNAAWDDRH
- a CDS encoding DUF2625 domain-containing protein, with protein sequence MRQIDELTDVDTPAWPELAAVLTGGPVAARVLPGDRGEGRRCLLQLQVTARSALGALVLNTGGVLLDDGWVRVFGGGPAAGGGLPSLGQVNRFPAVLDPAWHPGTALVVGHDAVGGVFALNGHAPAAAGRPGAPGQMTYFAPDTLAWEAMETGYSGWVTWLLSGRLETFYDGLRWPGWREEAAALTPSQGIAVYPFLWSQEAHADLAATTRQAVAMSQVLAFAADFARRTGPADPGFLGEV
- a CDS encoding serine/threonine protein kinase translates to MLVADRYRLDAPIGRGGMGEVWRATDEVLGRPVAVKLLLGDGSDASAAARFRLEAQTAARLGHPHVVAVFDFGSWDGRFFLVMELVEGDSLGQLLEAGHVLGAEHVAVVAAQAAAGLAAAHQQGIVHRDIKPGNLMLDAAGSLKIGDFGIARFVDDPAAALTMTGQIVGTSLYLAPERALGRTAGPASDVYALGCVLYQLLTGRTPFQGDSATALLYQHIDSAPVPPSQLGADLPAAFEGYLLGLLAKQPEDRPTAQDVADWFRTDAWRAHPVSLPATVPSHGAPNVAGHEAGTAARVRPTAARSARSAPASRRRSAPAQRRSPGEFIRYRPRVASAIAGVVAFAVAVLLGMLLFSPESSSAKTPTTGPSATPTQGTGPAPGAGTPSAGHDDQGDDDSDDED
- a CDS encoding undecaprenyl-diphosphate phosphatase, whose product is MSWFEAAVLGLLQGLTEFLPVSSSAHLRVFSALAGWKDPGSAFTAVTQLGTETAVLIYFRRDIVSIVKAWTTSLFVPDRRKDPNARMGWFVIIGTIPIAVLGAVFQHSIETSLRDLRITGTVLILFGLVLAVADRSRAIRNAKPITELTLPHALGYGFAQSLALIPGVSRSGGTISAGLFLGYSREAAARYSFLLAIPAVLASGTLELFKIGDGAAPAWGPTLLATGIAFVVGYAAIAWFLKYVSTHSFTPFVIYRVLLGVLIIGLVAAGAVAPGAGDVG
- a CDS encoding hemolysin family protein; this encodes MTEVLLLLLALLLTLTCAVFVAAEFSLTTVERGELERSAAAGERGADGALKAVRRLTLQLSGAQLGITVTSLVIGMLAEPSLAVLLSGPIEAAGLPEGAASMTATVLGVVVSTVVLMVIGELVPKNWAISSPLAVAKVVAGPQRGFTAAFSPLINHLNDAANRLVRRFGLEPAEELASARTPDELRALARHSAAVGVLEPDSAELFVRTLHLSELTAENVMTPRVDVRALEAHASAADAAALSLSTGLSRFPVYRDGLDEVIGTVHIRDVLALPAAERATTPVSALATAPLLVPDSLPVNRLLDRMRSRRTMAVVIDEYGGTAGVVTVEDVVEEVVGDVRDEHDPQQRPDLAPAGDGSWEADGNVRMDQLSGIGLTASEGPYETVAGLLAATLGRIPARGDAAEVDGWRFTVLSVDHHVAERVRVARIPEDAR
- a CDS encoding hemolysin family protein, coding for MTALQLAVGALTLLTNAFFVGGEFALISVRRSQIEPRAQGGDKRARTVLWGLEHLSALLATAQLGITVSSLVLGAVAEPAIAHLLEPAFEAAHAPHALVHPISFVIALTAATYLHMLVGEMVPKNIALAAPERAALLLGPPLVAVTRALRPVVFGINAFANALLRLLRVEPKNEVAAVFTDDELARLVQDSSAAGLLDATGGERLRDALELGSRPVGEILVPAGRMVTVGERVTPDELERTAAASGYSRLPVTGADGGVLGYLHIKDTLGAAERDRPYPRSAFHPVIRLRPTTPLDDTLTALRAAGTHLAAVTGDDGTLLGYVTMEDVLEELVGPATAVEEAA
- a CDS encoding twin-arginine translocase TatA/TatE family subunit, whose protein sequence is MFGLSELALLLIVVIVLIGIRKLPGLVRSAGKATRILKSEAAAMKADDDPSADGPAPRVIRAAPGDVTRRTDEVDGTGR